AGGTGAAGGCCAGCTTCGCGCCCTGAGCATGGACGGCCTTGGCGATGCCCCACGCGATGGAACGGTTATTGGCGACCCCCATCACGAGCCCGCGCTTGCCGTTCATCAACCCAACCGATGCCATGCCCGTCACACCGTGCTCCGTCCTGTCGTCCCACCTTGCGGTGGCGAGGGGTTCCTATCGCACAGCGGCAAGACGCGCTCAAGCGAGCGGTTACAGTCAGACATGCGGCCGCGAAAGAGGCGGGCGCGGCCGACGTAGCGGCAGGTGGGTGCCGCCCGCCCGCTCAGGCCCCGCTGCGCTTGCGCAGCAGCGCCTCCAGCTCGGGGTCGCGCTCGGCCGGGAGGGCAATGCGGACGGTGGCCAGAAGATCGCCGTCGCCCCCATCGGGCTTGGGCAGGCCCTTGCCGCGCAGGCGGAAGGTGCGCCCCGAATCGGTCCAGGCCGGGAGGGAGAGCTCGACCTCGCCCTTCAGCGTCGGCACACGCAGCTTGCCACCGAGCACCGCCTGGGCGAGCGGCAGCGGCACGTCGGCGCGCAGATCCGCGCCCTCCACCTTGAACAGGCGGTGCGGGGCATAGGCGACGACGACATAGGCGTCGCCCGGCGTGCCGCCAAAGGCACTGGGCTCGCCCTGCCCCTTCATGCGCATGCGATGGCCCTCGGCGACGCGGGCGGGGATCTTGACCTCCATCACCCGGCCATTGGGGAGGTGGACCTTGACCGGGCCACCCTCGACCACGGTTTCCAGTGGCACCGGCACGGTGATGTCGATGTCGTTGCCGCGCGGCGTTTCCGCCCGGCCACGCCCGCGCGCCCGGCCGCGTCCGCCGCCGAGGCCGCTCAGAATGTCGGAGAGCACGTCGTCGAAGCCGCCGGCGTCATGCGGGCCATGGCCGGAGCGCCGCGCGCCCTCCTGGCCGAAGGAGAAGCTCTCGAATATCGTCTCGCCCGCCGGGCCCTGCTGGAAGCCACCGCCGCCCCGGCGAAAACCGCCGGCGCCGCCGGGAAAACCCTCGAAGCCTTTCGGCTTGCCTTCGGCGTCGATCTCGCCGCGGTCGAACTTGCCGCGCTTGTCGGGGTCCGAGAGAATTTCGTGCGCGGAGTTCAGCTCGGCGAACTTGTCCTGCGCCTTCGGATCATCCGGGTTGGCGTCAGGGTGCAGTTTCTTGGCGAGCTTGCGGAAAGCCCGCTTGATCTCGGTTGCGTCGGCGCTGCGGGCAACGCCGAGGATGTCATAGGGGTCGCGCATGGATGATACGTCTCGTCCGGCGGTTCCGGCTCTGCGTCATGTAGGAGACGTGTTGCCGCTCTGCAACGGCGCGCGGCAAAGCTGGGTGCGGCCGGATGGAGGGATGCGGGGCTAGCTGCGCTCCAGCAGGCGGGCCTGATCTACCTTCCAGCCGGTCTTGGTGCGGCAGGCCGCGCCCTGCAGCCATTCCTCGCCGCTGTCCTTGACGAAGCTCATGAGGAACTCGCGGCAATGGCCACCACTCGCGTCGGCGGTCTTGCTGAGCGGGGTGACGGTGCCGCGCGTGGCGCTGACATAATTCTCCCACGGCACGCTCGGGGCGGCGTCCTTTTCGACCAGCGCCTCGGCTAGCGCCTTGCGCGCGGCCACCCAGTCCTCCGGGGCGACGCCCTTGGGCACGGGTTCGGCGGCATAGGCGGCCGGGGTGGCGCTGATCGAGCCGGTGGCGATGGGATCGAGCGCGGAGGTGCCCGAGCAGCCGGCGAGCAGCAAAGCGACCGCGACGAAGGATACGGAGCAAGCCGCTGTCCGAAGCGCGCCGGCGTGCGTATATGGAGCCGGAATGCGCATCATCGCGGATGATGCCGTCCGTCGCCGCCTTAGGAACATCGTCGGGCCCTCGGGTCCACTTATCGAGACTGCCCTTATGGAAGCGCCTGAAGAGTTAACATCCGGTGATTTCACGGAAGCCGCCGAGCCGTTCCAGCTCTTTGAGGACTGGTTCGCGGAGGCAAAGGCGAGTGAACCCAACGACCCCAACGCCATGGCGCTGGCGACCGTCGATGCCGACGGGCTGCCGGATGTGCGCATGGTGCTGCTGAACGCCCGTGACACGCGCGGCTTCGTGTTCTTCACCAACTCCAACAGCGCCAAGGGCCGCGAGCTCGCCGGCACGCCCAAGGCGGCGGTGCTGTTCCACTGGAAGTCGCTGCGCCGGCAGATCCGGGTGCGCGGGCCGGTGGAGATGGTGACCGAGGCGGAGGCGGACGCCTATTTCGCCAGCCGTCCGCGCCTGTCGCAGATCGGTGCCTGGGCGAGCCAGCAGTCGAGCGCGCTCGAAGGTCGCTTCGCGCTGGAGGCGGCGGTGGCGAAGTTCACTGCCAAGCACGCCCTGGGCGAGGTGCCGCGCCCGCCGCACTGGAACGGCTACCGCATCCGCCCGGTGCAGATCGAGTTCTGGCACGACCGCCCGTTTCGCCTGCATGACCGCGTGGTCTTCGAGCGCGCGACGCCCGAGGTGGACGGCTGGAGCAAGACGCGGCTCTACCCTTGAGCCTATTCTTCGCTGCGATGCGGGGTCCGGCATCCTACGGACGTCACCCGGCCGCGCTATTGTCCTGACACCCGCCCCGAGCTGAGCTAAGACTGCCCCATGACCAAGGGTTCCAACCAGCCTCGCCGTACCTTGCTGCTCACCGGCGCCTCGCGCGGGATCGGCCACGCCACCGTCAAGCGGTTCTCCGCTGCCGGCTGGCGGGTGATCACCTGCTCGCGCCATGCCTTCCCGGAAAACTGCCCGTGGGAGATGGGGCCGGAGGACCATATCCAGGTCGACCTCTCCAATCCCGAGGACACGCTGCGCGCGGTCGACGAGATCAAGAGCCGGCTGGAGAATGGTGAGCTGCACGCGCTGGTCAACAATGCCGGCATCTCGCCCAAGGGCGCGGGCGGGTCGCGGCTCAGCACGCTCAACACGCCGCAGGAGGCCTGGCACAAGGTCTTCCAGGTCAATTTCTTCGCCCCCATCCTGCTGGCGCGCGGCCTGCTGGAGGAGCTGAAGCGCACCCATGGCGCGGTGGTGAACGTCACCTCCATCGCCGGCTCGCGGGTGCACCCCTTCGCCGGCGCGGCCTATGCGACCTCGAAGGCGGCGCTGGCCGGGCTGACGCGCGAGATGGCGGCGGATTTCGGCCCGCTCGGCGTGCGGGTGAACGCCATCGCCCCCGGCGAGATCGACACCTCGATCCTCTCGCCCGGCACGGAGAAGATCGTCGAGCAGATCCCGATGCAGCGCCTTGGCACGCCCGACGAGGTGGCCAAGATCATCTATGTGCTGTGCACGGAGACCTCGTCCTACCTCAATGGCGCCGAGATCCACATCAATGGCGGCCAGCACGTCTGAGCGTGCGGGCCTGCCGGCTCACAGCCAGCGGCGCCATTTGAAGATCCAGTAGGGCACGATCGCCGCGATCAGCATGGCGATCAGCGCCGCCGGGTAGCCCCATGTCAGGGCGAGCTCGGGCATGTGCTCGAAATTCATGCCGTAAATCGAGGCGATCAGCGTCGGCGGCATCAGCACCACCGAGAGCACCGCGAAAATCTTGATGATGTTGTTCTGCTCGATGCTGACGAGGCCCAGCGTGGCGTCGAGCAGGAAGGTGATCTTGTCGCCGAGATAGCTCACATGGTCGGTGAGCGATGTGGCGTCGCGCTGGAGGCTCTTCAGCGCCGTCTTCTGGTCCTTCGACATCGCCTTCAGCTCGCCCTCGGCGGCGAGGAAGGTGAAGATGCGGGCCATGCTGACGAGGCTTTCGCGCACCTTGGAGGCGAGGTCGCCGAGCCGGGCGATTCGCGCCAGCAGCGCGCGGTAGCGCTGGTTCTGGTCGGTGCGGGCCTCGCGGTCGAAGATGCGCTCGGACAGCGCCTCGATATGGGCGCTGAGGCGCTCGATGATGTCGGCGGCGCGGTCGACGATGGTGTCGAGCAGTTCCATCAGCAGCCGCTCGCCGGTCATGTCGGCCGGGCAGCCGCGGCCGAGCTCGGCGGTGACCAGCCGGAAGGGCTTGGGCTCGTCATAGCGCAGCGTGACCAGCCGGTGGCGGGCGAGAATGAAGGTGACGGCGGAGAGCGTCGGGCGCTCGTCTTCCGAATGGCAGACCAGGCTGCCTGTGAGGTAGATCGCGCCATTTTCCAGCCGGAGGCGGCTCGATGGCTCGATCTCGATCATCTCGTCGCGCGTGGGGATGGCGATGCCGAGCGCCGATTCGACCAGATCGTCCTCCGCCTCGGAGGGGCGCAGCACGTCGATCCAGATCGTGTCGGGCGGCAGCGTGCTGTCGGGCGTGACGGGCACTCCCGTGAGCGCGCCCTCGCGCACGCAATAGGCGGTGATCATGCGGTTCTCCCCGGAAAGGCCGGCGACGATGGCGGGCGGCGCCATGGGACGGCCGGCTGCGGCTCCCCGGTAATCCCGGAAGGCCGCAGCCGGTTTCAGCCGTCCCTATAGCAGCGACGCGTCATCGGGTCGCCCGCGGCCTGACGGCGGCGGGAGACGATGTCGGTGCGTGGGGGGAGGGGTGCGGACGAGCTCGTCCCGGCCGTTGGCCGGTGGCAATCAGGCCGCGAAATATTCGATGTCGCGAAGCGTTACGACTTTGGCATCACCACCATCGGTCCGCGCCGCACCCGTATTGGGGGCATCGGATACCGTCTTCTTGTCAGACGCATAACGCGCCGCGGCGGCAACCGCGGAAATACCGATCTCGCGCCAGTGAGCACTCTGCTCCGCGCGGTCCCAGCGGTCACTCGGCCGGCTTTGGGGGGCCGGCTTGTCTTCGGTAGACATGACTTCCTCCAAGGTGTCCCACCCGCTCGCCGGGTGGCTGCCGACGAATTGACCGTCGACTGCGACAAAAATAAGCAAAATCGGGGTCGCCGGTAAGGCTCTTGACGTTACGGAGGGGTTTTGCCGCCGATTTTGGATGTCTTCCAGAAGAAGTGAGCTTTTTGCGCAACATTTTCTGCCCGCCTTGCACCGCCACTCATGTGGCCCCTTCAAGGCGGAACCAAGTTCGGTTAATCGACAGTCAAGGGTGAAGCCGCACGCTTGGGGCGTGCAATTGATTCGGAGCATTGAGAAATGAATTTGCGCGGGGCGGGTATCATCCTGTTTGCGCTTCTCGTTGGCGCTTGTACCAGCGTCGAGCGTGAGCCGGCGCCGACGGCGTCGCTGACGCCGCGGGACAAGCAGCTTCTGGCCAACGCGCCGTATCAGAAGGTCCTGCCGCCGGACATCTACCAGCGCTCGATCGTCGATTACGCCGGCACCGAGAAGCCGGGCACGATCGTGGTCGATACCGAGAAGAAGTATCTCTACTTCGTCCAGGACAACGGC
Above is a window of Ancylobacter sp. WKF20 DNA encoding:
- a CDS encoding J domain-containing protein: MRDPYDILGVARSADATEIKRAFRKLAKKLHPDANPDDPKAQDKFAELNSAHEILSDPDKRGKFDRGEIDAEGKPKGFEGFPGGAGGFRRGGGGFQQGPAGETIFESFSFGQEGARRSGHGPHDAGGFDDVLSDILSGLGGGRGRARGRGRAETPRGNDIDITVPVPLETVVEGGPVKVHLPNGRVMEVKIPARVAEGHRMRMKGQGEPSAFGGTPGDAYVVVAYAPHRLFKVEGADLRADVPLPLAQAVLGGKLRVPTLKGEVELSLPAWTDSGRTFRLRGKGLPKPDGGDGDLLATVRIALPAERDPELEALLRKRSGA
- a CDS encoding RT0821/Lpp0805 family surface protein, which translates into the protein MMRIPAPYTHAGALRTAACSVSFVAVALLLAGCSGTSALDPIATGSISATPAAYAAEPVPKGVAPEDWVAARKALAEALVEKDAAPSVPWENYVSATRGTVTPLSKTADASGGHCREFLMSFVKDSGEEWLQGAACRTKTGWKVDQARLLERS
- the pdxH gene encoding pyridoxamine 5'-phosphate oxidase codes for the protein MEAPEELTSGDFTEAAEPFQLFEDWFAEAKASEPNDPNAMALATVDADGLPDVRMVLLNARDTRGFVFFTNSNSAKGRELAGTPKAAVLFHWKSLRRQIRVRGPVEMVTEAEADAYFASRPRLSQIGAWASQQSSALEGRFALEAAVAKFTAKHALGEVPRPPHWNGYRIRPVQIEFWHDRPFRLHDRVVFERATPEVDGWSKTRLYP
- a CDS encoding SDR family NAD(P)-dependent oxidoreductase, which produces MTKGSNQPRRTLLLTGASRGIGHATVKRFSAAGWRVITCSRHAFPENCPWEMGPEDHIQVDLSNPEDTLRAVDEIKSRLENGELHALVNNAGISPKGAGGSRLSTLNTPQEAWHKVFQVNFFAPILLARGLLEELKRTHGAVVNVTSIAGSRVHPFAGAAYATSKAALAGLTREMAADFGPLGVRVNAIAPGEIDTSILSPGTEKIVEQIPMQRLGTPDEVAKIIYVLCTETSSYLNGAEIHINGGQHV
- a CDS encoding magnesium transporter CorA family protein, which encodes MITAYCVREGALTGVPVTPDSTLPPDTIWIDVLRPSEAEDDLVESALGIAIPTRDEMIEIEPSSRLRLENGAIYLTGSLVCHSEDERPTLSAVTFILARHRLVTLRYDEPKPFRLVTAELGRGCPADMTGERLLMELLDTIVDRAADIIERLSAHIEALSERIFDREARTDQNQRYRALLARIARLGDLASKVRESLVSMARIFTFLAAEGELKAMSKDQKTALKSLQRDATSLTDHVSYLGDKITFLLDATLGLVSIEQNNIIKIFAVLSVVLMPPTLIASIYGMNFEHMPELALTWGYPAALIAMLIAAIVPYWIFKWRRWL